In the Haloferula helveola genome, one interval contains:
- a CDS encoding secondary thiamine-phosphate synthase enzyme YjbQ: protein MSASAGDFSYRTRGKGTYEITSEVEEIVRDSGIRTGTVTVFVRHTSASLVIMENADPSARRDLEAFFDHLVPEDTPYFVHTYEGPDDMPSHIRMALTRSSEVIPVVNGRMALGTWQGIFLFEHRRAPHERRIVVAVTGE from the coding sequence GTGAGTGCCAGCGCAGGCGATTTCAGCTACCGGACGCGCGGGAAGGGGACTTACGAGATCACCTCCGAGGTCGAGGAGATCGTCCGCGACAGCGGAATCCGGACGGGCACGGTTACCGTCTTTGTCCGCCATACCTCGGCCAGCCTCGTAATCATGGAGAACGCCGATCCGAGCGCCCGGCGTGACCTGGAGGCCTTCTTCGATCATCTGGTCCCCGAGGACACGCCGTATTTCGTGCACACCTACGAGGGGCCCGATGACATGCCGAGCCATATCCGTATGGCATTGACCCGCAGCAGCGAGGTGATTCCGGTCGTCAATGGCCGGATGGCTCTCGGAACCTGGCAGGGAATCTTCCTGTTCGAACACCGCCGCGCTCCCCACGAGCGCCGGATCGTGGTCGCGGTGACCGGGGAGTAG
- a CDS encoding dihydrolipoamide acetyltransferase family protein, protein MPTVPIFMPQLGESIAEATIIRIDIEPGQEVAADQEVIEVETQKATMGVTTLCKGTVKEITAKEGETYAVGTMLGLLEVTDEEVTKTGVETLESAAQKRVAEAAAQPDEEKNLHFAVDNDSYEEKQPVVEPSVRGLPVPAGVKGAHYISPRMRARMDELGLREADISAIVGTGAGGRVTVEDLEKFLDYIETWPSSHASPMRLAVADAMRRSWTRPLATVSRPVRLDRVLDHRRQQDPKPGLTLYVLRAFAIALSEDPASAGFLIGERIVHPRAFDIGVAVQVDDGVVVPVLRHVDTMTLGQLTNAYADMVDRARRRRLGEDDTRAGIATVTNFGTFGLTHGTPIPLPNETLILGLAAGVKKPVWSEEVEAFVPATEAEIIVTFDHRVVDGGGAGLLLARIDQLLQSPEKL, encoded by the coding sequence ATGCCTACCGTTCCGATTTTCATGCCCCAGCTCGGCGAGTCGATCGCCGAGGCGACGATCATCCGGATCGACATCGAGCCCGGCCAGGAAGTTGCCGCCGACCAGGAGGTCATTGAGGTGGAGACCCAGAAGGCGACCATGGGCGTGACCACCCTGTGCAAGGGCACGGTGAAGGAGATCACCGCGAAAGAAGGCGAGACCTATGCGGTCGGCACCATGCTCGGCCTGCTCGAGGTCACCGATGAGGAAGTCACCAAGACCGGAGTCGAGACGCTTGAGTCCGCGGCCCAGAAGCGGGTCGCCGAAGCGGCTGCCCAACCCGATGAGGAGAAGAACCTCCACTTCGCGGTCGACAACGACAGCTACGAGGAGAAGCAGCCGGTGGTCGAGCCGAGTGTGCGCGGCCTGCCGGTGCCTGCCGGAGTCAAGGGAGCGCACTACATCTCGCCCCGGATGCGGGCGCGGATGGACGAGCTCGGACTTCGCGAGGCCGACATTTCCGCGATCGTCGGAACCGGTGCCGGTGGCCGGGTGACGGTCGAGGACCTTGAGAAGTTCCTCGACTACATCGAGACATGGCCGAGCAGCCACGCGTCGCCAATGCGGCTCGCGGTGGCCGATGCGATGCGTCGAAGCTGGACCCGTCCGCTCGCGACCGTGAGCCGGCCGGTTCGTCTGGACCGGGTGCTCGACCACCGGCGCCAACAGGATCCGAAGCCGGGACTGACGCTTTACGTGCTGCGGGCTTTCGCGATCGCGCTTTCCGAAGATCCCGCCAGCGCCGGTTTCCTGATCGGCGAACGTATCGTCCACCCGCGGGCATTCGACATCGGTGTGGCAGTTCAGGTCGATGACGGCGTTGTGGTGCCGGTGCTGCGGCACGTCGACACGATGACGCTCGGGCAATTGACCAACGCCTACGCCGACATGGTCGACCGCGCACGCCGCCGACGACTTGGAGAAGACGACACCCGTGCGGGGATCGCAACGGTGACCAATTTCGGAACTTTCGGCCTTACCCACGGCACGCCCATTCCCTTGCCGAACGAGACACTGATCCTCGGTCTCGCGGCCGGAGTGAAGAAGCCCGTGTGGAGTGAGGAAGTGGAGGCATTCGTCCCAGCGACCGAAGCGGAAATCATTGTCACCTTCGATCACCGCGTGGTCGACGGAGGCGGAGCGGGCTTGCTCCTGGCACGGATCGACCAACTCCTGCAGTCTCCCGAGAAGCTGTGA
- a CDS encoding alpha-ketoacid dehydrogenase subunit beta has translation MSITYVDAIREAQDKLLRDDPRVFLYGQDISRFGGAFKATKGLAEAYPGRVLDSPISEDAMIGMAIGASLDGMRPIVEMQFADFSSVAFNQIVNQAGTHFYRTGVPVPITVRLPSGGTPGSGPFHSQSMEAIYSHYPGLVVVTPATVSDAYHMLLQAVEVDDPVIYCEHKFLYRWLKANSINGDGLPIGKARITRPGKHASIVTYSAMVHEAVRAADRLQEESGWEIEVVDLRTVKPLDMDTVLASVARTGRLLALGEAFPWGGVTAEVASRVAAEGFHLLDAPPKRFNSRDTPVPYHPKLWAAHRPTPESICVAMRELLSY, from the coding sequence ATGAGCATTACCTACGTCGATGCGATTCGTGAGGCGCAGGACAAGCTCCTGCGGGACGACCCGCGCGTATTCCTTTACGGGCAGGACATCAGCCGCTTCGGCGGCGCTTTCAAGGCGACCAAGGGGCTTGCGGAAGCCTATCCGGGCCGCGTGCTCGACTCGCCCATCAGTGAGGACGCGATGATCGGCATGGCCATCGGCGCATCGCTCGACGGCATGCGTCCGATCGTGGAAATGCAGTTCGCGGATTTCTCGTCGGTCGCCTTCAACCAGATCGTCAACCAGGCCGGCACCCACTTCTACCGCACTGGTGTTCCCGTTCCGATCACCGTCCGCTTGCCATCGGGCGGAACTCCGGGATCCGGTCCGTTCCACAGCCAGAGCATGGAGGCGATCTACTCGCACTATCCGGGCTTGGTCGTGGTCACTCCGGCAACCGTCTCCGATGCCTACCACATGCTTCTGCAGGCGGTGGAGGTGGACGACCCGGTCATCTACTGCGAGCACAAGTTCCTCTACCGCTGGCTCAAGGCGAACTCGATCAATGGCGACGGTTTGCCGATCGGCAAAGCCCGCATCACCCGGCCCGGCAAGCACGCATCGATCGTGACCTACAGCGCGATGGTCCACGAGGCGGTCCGAGCTGCCGATCGCCTCCAGGAGGAGAGCGGCTGGGAGATCGAGGTCGTCGACCTGCGGACCGTCAAGCCGCTCGACATGGATACCGTGCTGGCGAGCGTCGCGAGGACCGGCCGTCTGTTGGCACTTGGCGAAGCCTTTCCTTGGGGCGGCGTGACCGCCGAGGTCGCATCGCGGGTCGCTGCCGAAGGTTTCCATCTCCTCGACGCTCCGCCAAAGCGCTTCAACTCGCGCGACACGCCGGTTCCGTATCACCCGAAACTCTGGGCCGCTCACCGCCCGACGCCGGAGTCGATCTGCGTCGCCATGCGCGAACTCCTTTCCTACTGA
- a CDS encoding thiamine pyrophosphate-dependent dehydrogenase E1 component subunit alpha yields the protein MPADADATPVRDEREHARKVFRAMLEARQLETKLSSMYKAGKIVGGVYLGKGQEAVSASLGGGLNWGTDVFAPLIRDQAGRSAFGEDMLDCTRTYLGSSLGPMHGRDGNIHRGRPKEGLLAMISHLGASVPVVAGVLLSRRLQGKLDGVVGATCIGDGGTSTGAFHEGLNAAAVERLPMVVVVANNQFAYSTPNDRQFACGDLLDRAVGYGVEGSSVDGTDFLDCLRVIGGAIDRARSGAGPQMVVARLLRLSGHGEHDDASYVPDKLRAGGLGRDCMQVAAAQMIETGYATEGEISDWQTEVEDAVQLAIATAQQEPPPDPWKERWDARSTKLSMVTEA from the coding sequence GTGCCAGCCGATGCCGACGCCACCCCAGTCCGAGACGAGCGCGAGCACGCCCGGAAGGTATTCCGTGCGATGCTGGAGGCCCGCCAGCTGGAGACCAAGCTCTCTAGCATGTACAAGGCCGGCAAGATCGTCGGCGGCGTCTACCTCGGGAAAGGTCAGGAGGCGGTAAGCGCGTCGCTTGGCGGCGGCCTGAACTGGGGCACTGATGTGTTCGCCCCGCTGATCCGCGACCAAGCCGGCCGATCCGCTTTCGGCGAGGACATGCTCGACTGCACCCGGACCTATCTCGGCTCCTCTCTCGGACCGATGCACGGCCGCGATGGCAACATCCACCGCGGTCGACCCAAGGAGGGGCTTCTCGCGATGATCTCCCACCTGGGTGCTTCGGTCCCGGTGGTGGCAGGCGTCCTTCTATCCCGCCGTCTTCAGGGCAAGCTCGACGGTGTCGTGGGTGCCACATGCATCGGGGACGGAGGAACATCGACCGGTGCTTTCCATGAAGGACTGAACGCCGCGGCAGTGGAACGTCTTCCGATGGTGGTCGTGGTTGCCAACAACCAGTTCGCCTACTCGACCCCCAACGACCGACAGTTCGCCTGCGGAGACCTGCTTGATCGGGCCGTCGGTTACGGCGTCGAGGGCTCATCCGTCGACGGCACCGACTTCCTCGATTGCCTGCGCGTGATCGGTGGAGCGATCGACAGGGCACGGTCGGGCGCGGGTCCGCAGATGGTGGTTGCCCGGCTACTCCGGTTGAGTGGGCATGGCGAACACGATGATGCCAGCTACGTGCCGGACAAACTCCGCGCCGGCGGTTTGGGACGGGACTGCATGCAGGTTGCCGCGGCACAGATGATCGAGACCGGATATGCCACCGAAGGCGAGATTTCGGATTGGCAGACCGAAGTCGAGGACGCGGTCCAGTTGGCCATCGCGACCGCCCAGCAGGAACCGCCGCCGGATCCGTGGAAGGAACGGTGGGATGCGCGTTCGACCAAGCTTTCGATGGTGACCGAGGCATGA
- a CDS encoding nucleotidyltransferase family protein, with translation MKPTLLVLAAGMGSRYGGLKQMDPMGPNGETVLDYSVFDAIRAGFGKVVFVIREDFAEAFKEGVGARFADRIEVEYAFQKLDDLPDGFEVPADRVKPWGTSHAVRAARDVINEPFAVINADDFYGADAYQVIARWFAGLGSDPAKSHYCMVGYPLRNTLSEHGSVNRGICQTTDGSLLSDVEEVVDIARGDDGNVRGTRMDGSILEIPEDSPVSMNFWGFTPEYFAQLETHFIKFLTEKGSELKSECYIPTVVDQLIRDGAADCEVLDTSASWFGVTYPDDKPHVVESIAKLVEEGVYPTPLA, from the coding sequence TTGAAGCCTACCCTGCTCGTTCTCGCCGCCGGCATGGGCTCCCGCTACGGGGGCCTGAAACAGATGGATCCGATGGGTCCGAATGGAGAAACCGTCCTCGACTACTCGGTCTTCGACGCCATCCGGGCCGGTTTCGGCAAGGTGGTCTTCGTAATCCGGGAGGACTTCGCGGAAGCCTTCAAGGAAGGGGTCGGTGCCCGCTTCGCGGATCGGATCGAAGTCGAGTACGCCTTCCAGAAGCTCGACGATCTTCCCGACGGATTCGAGGTTCCGGCCGACCGCGTGAAGCCTTGGGGCACCTCGCATGCCGTTCGTGCGGCCCGCGACGTGATCAACGAACCCTTCGCCGTGATCAATGCGGACGACTTCTACGGTGCCGACGCGTATCAGGTGATCGCACGATGGTTTGCCGGACTCGGGAGTGACCCTGCGAAGAGTCACTACTGCATGGTCGGCTATCCCCTGCGCAATACGCTGTCGGAACACGGATCGGTGAATCGCGGGATCTGCCAAACGACCGACGGCAGTCTGCTGAGCGACGTCGAGGAAGTGGTCGATATCGCACGCGGCGATGACGGCAACGTGCGCGGCACACGGATGGACGGCTCGATCCTGGAGATCCCGGAAGACAGCCCGGTGTCGATGAACTTCTGGGGCTTCACCCCGGAATACTTCGCCCAACTCGAAACTCACTTCATCAAGTTCCTCACGGAGAAGGGCTCCGAGTTGAAATCGGAGTGCTATATTCCGACGGTCGTCGACCAGTTGATCCGCGACGGCGCGGCCGACTGCGAGGTGCTCGACACTTCGGCATCGTGGTTCGGGGTGACCTATCCCGACGACAAGCCCCATGTCGTCGAGTCCATCGCAAAGCTGGTTGAGGAAGGTGTCTACCCGACTCCGCTGGCCTGA
- a CDS encoding RNA methyltransferase, with protein MEAEIEWVKQLRIQIRQRVDPWVVLEGRHAVEGALGGWWDVAGVLAGEECTWDPPQWSGLELLRRPRTELEELAGYAFHRGVIGLAKQPEDTGDVAALMGELGPEAMVVVCPRLTDAANAGAIIRNAAALGAEAVIFGHEGVSPFERKAVRSSAGALFRIPVKVADAGQILRCLKAGGFSLAATTGDKRATDLATYDPPEGRLAVVIGSEADGLGQFWMTACDDHIRIPMASVMDSMNAAAASAVTLWEIRRVREERQ; from the coding sequence GTGGAGGCTGAAATCGAGTGGGTGAAGCAACTGCGGATCCAGATCCGGCAGCGGGTCGATCCGTGGGTGGTTCTCGAGGGTCGCCATGCGGTCGAGGGTGCGCTGGGCGGTTGGTGGGATGTCGCGGGTGTGCTTGCGGGAGAGGAGTGTACGTGGGATCCGCCGCAATGGAGTGGACTGGAATTGCTGCGTCGGCCACGCACGGAACTCGAGGAGCTCGCAGGGTATGCGTTTCACCGGGGTGTGATCGGTTTGGCGAAGCAACCGGAGGATACCGGTGACGTCGCGGCACTCATGGGCGAGCTTGGACCAGAAGCGATGGTGGTCGTCTGTCCGCGGCTCACGGACGCCGCCAACGCCGGCGCCATCATCCGGAATGCAGCCGCTCTCGGTGCGGAAGCGGTCATCTTCGGACACGAAGGGGTATCGCCGTTCGAGCGAAAGGCGGTGCGCAGTTCGGCTGGCGCGCTGTTCCGAATTCCGGTCAAGGTGGCGGACGCCGGACAGATCCTGCGTTGCCTCAAAGCAGGTGGCTTCTCATTGGCCGCGACGACGGGCGACAAACGCGCGACCGATCTCGCGACCTATGATCCTCCGGAAGGCCGGCTGGCCGTCGTCATCGGATCGGAAGCCGACGGGTTGGGTCAATTCTGGATGACCGCCTGCGACGACCACATCCGCATCCCGATGGCATCGGTCATGGATTCCATGAACGCGGCAGCCGCGAGTGCGGTCACCCTGTGGGAAATCCGCCGCGTGCGTGAGGAACGTCAGTGA
- a CDS encoding glycosyltransferase — MISVLLPFRNASPTISSAVRSILGQSHSDFELLAIDDGSEDDSCARLGAETDPRIRLIRMPTSAGIVPALQAGLEQARGEWIARMDADDISHRDRLSLQLEIGERNQLDVVSSKVRLIDACGRGMQRYVEWTNSLVDSDAIAASRFIECPVIHPSVLVRRDALLKAGGYADVPWAEDHDLWLRMLERGGRFGRIQRVLLDWRDSPRRLTRSDPRYGESARTEMRCHYLSRLSEVKRSGVVVAGAGPIGKRLARGLMERNVAVHGFLEVHPRRIGESIQGVPVVAAEELNQHWPDAVVLGAVGIEGGREQVSSLALEHGRVEGHDFWSVC; from the coding sequence ATGATCTCGGTGCTGCTGCCGTTCCGGAATGCGTCTCCGACGATCTCCTCGGCGGTGCGGAGTATTCTCGGCCAGAGCCACTCCGACTTCGAATTGTTGGCAATCGATGACGGATCGGAGGACGACTCTTGTGCCCGATTAGGGGCGGAGACGGATCCGCGCATCAGGCTGATCCGAATGCCGACATCGGCCGGGATCGTTCCGGCGCTTCAGGCCGGTTTGGAGCAGGCGCGTGGAGAGTGGATCGCCCGCATGGATGCCGATGACATCTCCCATCGGGACCGCTTGAGCCTCCAGTTGGAAATCGGCGAGAGGAATCAACTCGATGTGGTGAGCTCGAAAGTTCGCCTCATCGATGCCTGCGGGCGGGGTATGCAGCGCTATGTCGAGTGGACGAACTCCTTGGTCGATTCCGATGCCATCGCAGCATCCAGATTCATTGAGTGCCCTGTGATCCATCCCAGCGTTCTCGTCCGGCGCGATGCTTTGCTGAAGGCGGGCGGATACGCCGATGTCCCGTGGGCCGAAGACCACGATCTCTGGCTACGCATGCTGGAGCGCGGGGGGCGGTTCGGCAGAATCCAGCGAGTCCTACTCGACTGGCGAGATTCTCCGCGTCGCCTGACCCGTAGCGATCCTCGTTACGGCGAGAGCGCGAGGACGGAGATGCGGTGCCACTACTTGTCCCGGCTGTCCGAAGTGAAACGCAGCGGGGTGGTCGTCGCGGGTGCAGGACCGATCGGCAAGCGTCTGGCTCGTGGGCTCATGGAGCGAAACGTGGCCGTCCACGGCTTTCTTGAAGTGCATCCCCGCCGTATCGGGGAGTCGATTCAAGGAGTGCCTGTGGTGGCGGCCGAAGAGTTGAATCAGCACTGGCCCGATGCCGTTGTTCTCGGCGCGGTGGGAATCGAAGGCGGTCGCGAGCAAGTCAGCTCGCTTGCCTTGGAACATGGCCGCGTTGAAGGGCACGACTTCTGGTCCGTCTGCTGA
- a CDS encoding CPXCG motif-containing cysteine-rich protein yields the protein MELCSVQCPTCFEWFDVLSPPPEELPAEVDYDCEVCCRPLVIRFDSNGATAHGLGDS from the coding sequence ATGGAGCTGTGCTCGGTCCAGTGTCCCACCTGTTTTGAGTGGTTCGATGTGCTTTCTCCTCCGCCCGAGGAGCTTCCGGCCGAGGTGGACTACGATTGTGAGGTTTGCTGTCGCCCGTTGGTGATCCGGTTCGACTCCAACGGCGCCACCGCGCATGGGCTGGGGGACTCGTGA
- a CDS encoding peptidylprolyl isomerase has product MNRFWIFPLVALGTSLAQEPPAAPPIRSGLVEVNRIAAVVNGRPITAKEVGVMLGPEIARLMAEFPRRGAEFERQVKEARDGIVQELVDRELIMSEFKQREKLGAKLPDRVVNQEIERQVRELYNGDNQRFRDELTKARMSMASYRELTREKLIVQAMRQEKFKDAPPPLPGEIQKEYQEAKDGLRDTNKDVISYRKIFLPRVDPSNPLATPETQLQLAETLAEELRVGADFGELAQKHSGDAFADKGGLQEDVARPDLSPEFAAILFDAEPGKILGPLEDPAGFTIAKVESIQKGPAPPLGEIRDLIEQRVRVKKTSTRYEEWITDLRDDAQVDIKLD; this is encoded by the coding sequence ATGAACCGATTCTGGATCTTTCCCCTAGTTGCCCTCGGCACGTCGCTTGCCCAGGAGCCTCCCGCAGCGCCGCCGATCCGTAGCGGACTTGTCGAGGTCAACCGGATCGCCGCGGTTGTGAATGGCCGTCCGATTACCGCCAAGGAAGTCGGCGTGATGCTCGGACCCGAGATCGCCCGTCTGATGGCGGAGTTCCCCCGCCGCGGCGCCGAGTTCGAACGTCAGGTCAAGGAGGCTCGCGACGGGATCGTTCAGGAACTCGTCGACCGCGAGCTCATCATGAGCGAGTTCAAGCAACGGGAGAAGCTCGGTGCCAAGCTGCCGGACCGTGTGGTGAACCAAGAGATCGAGCGTCAGGTCCGCGAGCTCTACAATGGTGACAATCAGCGCTTCAGGGACGAGTTGACGAAGGCCCGGATGAGCATGGCGAGCTATCGGGAACTCACTCGCGAGAAGCTGATCGTCCAAGCCATGCGCCAGGAGAAGTTCAAGGACGCGCCTCCACCGCTGCCGGGAGAGATCCAGAAGGAATACCAGGAAGCGAAGGACGGACTGCGCGACACGAACAAGGACGTCATCAGCTATCGCAAGATCTTCCTTCCGCGCGTGGATCCGAGCAATCCGCTCGCGACTCCGGAGACCCAGCTGCAACTTGCCGAGACTCTGGCCGAAGAGTTACGCGTCGGTGCCGACTTCGGTGAGCTCGCACAGAAGCACTCGGGTGATGCTTTCGCCGACAAGGGAGGTCTGCAGGAAGACGTCGCACGTCCGGACCTTTCGCCGGAGTTCGCTGCGATCCTCTTCGACGCCGAACCGGGAAAGATTCTCGGACCTCTCGAAGACCCGGCCGGATTCACGATCGCCAAAGTCGAGAGCATCCAGAAAGGCCCCGCTCCGCCCCTCGGTGAGATCCGCGATCTGATTGAGCAGCGTGTCCGCGTGAAGAAGACGTCCACGCGCTACGAAGAGTGGATCACCGACCTCCGCGATGACGCGCAGGTCGACATCAAACTCGACTGA
- the pdxA gene encoding 4-hydroxythreonine-4-phosphate dehydrogenase PdxA encodes MTRRSTSNSTETVAGRRRILVTLGDPAGIGPEVIDQALASGQIPEDFEFEVVGESDGAIIGKPDLISARASLTALESAAARLRNDDDVAAVVTGPVSKSQLESAGFRFPGQTEFFAEHANCEGFAMCLSGASLTVGLATIHIPLSEVVGQLRSEMIVQVGRLLADFAKRRKGAPPRIAVAGLNPHAGENGKFGDEEQRIIQPAIEELNGLGIGEFVGPGVPDAIFRDAARGEFDAVVAMYHDQGLIPLKLLDFDNAVNVTLGLPKPRTSPDHGTAFDIAGKGIARPDSMIRAMCVAAELARE; translated from the coding sequence ATGACGCGCAGGTCGACATCAAACTCGACTGAAACCGTGGCCGGGCGCCGCCGGATCCTCGTTACGCTCGGCGACCCGGCAGGGATCGGCCCCGAGGTGATCGATCAGGCACTTGCTTCGGGTCAGATCCCCGAAGACTTCGAATTCGAGGTCGTTGGAGAGTCTGACGGCGCCATCATCGGAAAACCGGACCTCATCTCGGCACGGGCCTCACTTACCGCACTGGAGAGTGCTGCGGCTCGGCTTCGGAATGACGACGATGTTGCCGCAGTGGTCACTGGGCCCGTCTCGAAATCCCAGCTGGAGAGTGCCGGCTTCCGGTTTCCGGGACAAACGGAGTTTTTTGCAGAACATGCTAATTGTGAGGGCTTTGCAATGTGCCTATCAGGCGCGTCTTTGACCGTTGGTCTGGCCACGATCCACATTCCTCTCTCTGAAGTAGTCGGCCAACTCCGATCCGAGATGATTGTGCAAGTCGGTCGCCTGCTGGCCGATTTTGCCAAGCGGCGCAAAGGTGCCCCACCCCGAATCGCCGTCGCAGGTCTGAACCCTCATGCGGGCGAGAACGGAAAATTCGGCGACGAAGAGCAGAGAATCATTCAGCCGGCGATTGAGGAACTCAATGGACTCGGAATCGGCGAATTCGTTGGCCCCGGCGTGCCTGATGCGATCTTCCGCGACGCGGCCCGCGGCGAGTTCGATGCCGTCGTCGCGATGTATCACGACCAAGGACTGATTCCCCTCAAGCTCCTCGACTTCGACAACGCGGTAAACGTTACCCTCGGGTTGCCGAAGCCGCGAACCAGTCCGGATCACGGAACGGCCTTTGACATCGCCGGCAAGGGAATCGCTCGACCCGATTCGATGATCCGTGCGATGTGCGTGGCCGCCGAACTCGCCCGCGAATGA
- a CDS encoding MBL fold metallo-hydrolase, which produces MKIYDAASDIVAKAMRGQGLLPCDLSGVDSKELGAFLKGEFEPALAEPLATALKLDGPALARYQEAFPEPELPAGVTRIELPFEDDTVNAWALRSGATLLVVDAGLGSTDLASALPEEPVSCLLITHPHRDHIGGISGVRSRVDRLVAPVSIPDGERITAGDQVGVGAFRIEAFSLAGHHPDALGYRIDWPGGRCVAVGDAVFAGSAGGCPDLDAYAMARRTIAEGLGSVPNDVVLLTGHGQATTLGVERSRNPFLARWLAGSATGS; this is translated from the coding sequence ATGAAGATCTACGATGCCGCTTCCGACATCGTCGCGAAGGCCATGCGTGGGCAAGGCCTGCTTCCATGTGACCTGTCCGGCGTTGATTCGAAGGAACTCGGTGCCTTTCTCAAGGGTGAGTTCGAGCCCGCACTCGCCGAACCATTGGCAACAGCCCTCAAGCTGGACGGACCCGCTCTCGCCCGATATCAGGAGGCGTTCCCCGAGCCTGAGCTTCCCGCCGGAGTGACCCGGATCGAGTTGCCTTTCGAAGACGATACCGTGAATGCCTGGGCACTTCGCTCCGGCGCGACCTTGCTGGTCGTCGATGCCGGCTTGGGGAGCACCGACCTCGCCTCGGCCCTACCGGAGGAGCCGGTTTCGTGTCTCCTGATCACGCATCCCCACCGGGATCACATCGGCGGAATTTCCGGGGTCAGAAGTAGGGTCGACCGCTTGGTAGCGCCGGTCTCCATTCCCGACGGGGAAAGGATCACTGCAGGTGATCAGGTTGGTGTTGGAGCTTTCCGAATCGAAGCGTTCTCTCTCGCCGGCCATCACCCGGATGCATTGGGTTATCGGATCGACTGGCCGGGTGGGAGGTGCGTGGCGGTGGGTGACGCCGTGTTCGCCGGTTCGGCCGGCGGCTGTCCGGACCTGGACGCCTATGCGATGGCGAGGCGCACGATTGCCGAAGGTTTGGGCAGCGTCCCCAATGATGTCGTCCTTCTTACCGGACACGGACAGGCGACGACGCTCGGTGTTGAGCGGAGCCGGAATCCGTTTCTCGCGCGCTGGCTTGCCGGTTCAGCGACGGGGTCTTGA
- a CDS encoding SDR family oxidoreductase yields the protein MSSSSPPTGRPDVEEPTVQYRCGLITGASSGIGAEFARQLAHSCRVLVLVARRSEALEELATELRQSNPDLTVRCLPADLTDDGQRQALVGRMHQASLVPDLVINNAGMGDYGEFASSEWPKVEAMLRLNVEALTALTHALLPGMISTGGGAILNVSSLASLLPIPDFAVYAATKAYVTSFSEALRLELKDYGLSVTALCPGPVHTGFGDVARRGENRPDEPFREWFYVDAPQVVAEALQGLALNRPRVFPGWKIAGAAVLLGLLPIAILRIAMGSRPRR from the coding sequence ATGTCGAGCAGCAGCCCGCCAACGGGCAGGCCTGACGTGGAAGAACCGACGGTCCAGTACCGCTGCGGCCTGATCACCGGAGCTTCCTCCGGGATCGGTGCCGAATTCGCCCGGCAGCTGGCTCACAGCTGCCGGGTTCTCGTTTTGGTGGCGCGCCGGTCCGAAGCTCTCGAGGAGCTCGCGACCGAGCTCCGCCAGAGCAACCCCGACCTGACCGTCCGGTGCCTGCCAGCGGATCTAACGGATGACGGCCAGCGCCAGGCACTCGTCGGACGCATGCATCAGGCCTCGCTGGTCCCCGACCTCGTGATCAACAACGCCGGGATGGGGGACTACGGCGAGTTCGCGTCCTCCGAGTGGCCGAAGGTGGAAGCGATGCTCCGCCTCAATGTCGAAGCGCTGACCGCGCTGACCCACGCGTTACTTCCCGGGATGATTTCGACCGGCGGCGGGGCCATCCTGAACGTCAGCTCACTGGCATCACTGCTGCCCATTCCCGACTTCGCGGTGTATGCGGCGACCAAGGCCTACGTGACGAGCTTCTCGGAAGCGCTTCGGCTTGAGTTGAAGGATTACGGGCTCAGCGTCACCGCGCTTTGCCCCGGGCCGGTGCATACCGGGTTCGGCGATGTCGCCCGTCGCGGTGAAAACCGTCCCGACGAGCCGTTCCGCGAGTGGTTCTATGTCGATGCGCCGCAGGTGGTGGCCGAGGCACTGCAAGGTCTCGCACTCAACCGGCCACGGGTTTTCCCCGGCTGGAAGATCGCGGGTGCGGCCGTCTTGCTGGGGCTGCTTCCCATCGCCATCCTCCGGATTGCAATGGGATCAAGACCCCGTCGCTGA
- a CDS encoding DUF6941 family protein, with the protein MDIQIASLCDFAADYNGKLVVTGTFDTLAARALPVVHPMCALALRFCFTQEDAGRHKLSINIINEDGEPLDAKNMPIEPEFDVQLPPDVPFLTRNLIMNLQGLRFPSAGIYSVDIGCDEELLMRLPLRIVHVEQQPANGQA; encoded by the coding sequence ATGGATATTCAGATCGCTTCCCTTTGTGACTTCGCCGCCGACTACAACGGCAAGCTCGTGGTCACCGGCACTTTCGACACCCTCGCTGCCCGCGCGCTGCCCGTCGTGCACCCGATGTGCGCCCTGGCGCTCCGCTTCTGCTTCACGCAGGAAGACGCGGGTCGGCACAAGCTCTCGATCAACATCATCAACGAGGATGGTGAGCCGCTCGACGCGAAGAACATGCCGATCGAACCCGAGTTCGACGTGCAGCTTCCGCCCGACGTTCCGTTTCTCACGCGCAACCTCATCATGAACCTGCAGGGTCTCCGTTTCCCCTCGGCCGGCATCTACTCGGTCGATATCGGCTGCGACGAGGAACTGCTGATGCGCCTTCCGCTGCGGATCGTTCATGTCGAGCAGCAGCCCGCCAACGGGCAGGCCTGA